A stretch of the Dioscorea cayenensis subsp. rotundata cultivar TDr96_F1 chromosome 4, TDr96_F1_v2_PseudoChromosome.rev07_lg8_w22 25.fasta, whole genome shotgun sequence genome encodes the following:
- the LOC120258916 gene encoding protein-L-isoaspartate O-methyltransferase 1-like isoform X1 — translation MFSSLLASSYMGLATIISVITMFFVPQHSQHFRSRGSIDKNKALVEHLQYYGIIKSGKVAEVMDVIDRGEFAPSGCPAYDDSPMPIGYNATISAPHMHATCLQLLEEHLQPGMRALDVGSGTGYLTACFAIMVGAQGLVVGVEHIPQLVALSIENINKSSAAAFLKEGSLSIKLADGQLGWPDSAPYDAIHVGAAAREIPQSLIDQLKPGGRMVIPVGDLFQDLKVVDKNLDGSVSIRSEMSVRYVPLTSLEAQLS, via the exons ATGTTTTCCTCATTGctt GCGAGTTCTTATATGGGTTTGGCAACTATAATATCTGTTATAACCATGTTTTTTGTGCCCCAGCATAGTCAG CATTTCCGGTCAAGAGGTTCAATTGATAAAAACAAGGCACTAGTGGAGCATTTGCAGTATTATGGCATTATCAAGTCTGGAAAAGTGGCAGAAGTAATGGACGTTATTGATAGAGGAGAATTTGCACCTTCTGGATGTCCAGCTTATGATGACAGTCCTATGCCAATTGGTTATAATGCGACTATTTCAGCTCCTCATATGCATGCTACTTGTCTTCAACTCTTGGAGGAGCATCTGCAGCCAGGCATGCGTGCTCTAGATGTTGGATCAG GGACTGGATATTTGACTGCATGTTTTGCAATCATGGTGGGAGCCCAAGGCCTGGTTGTTGGTGTGGAGCACATTCCTCAGTTGGTTGCTCTGTCAAttgaaaatatcaataaaagttCAGCAGCAGCATTCTTGAAGGAAGGATCCCTCTCTATTAAACTTGCTG ATGGACAGCTCGGTTGGCCTGATTCTGCACCATACGATGCAATTCATGTCGGCGCAGCAGCCCGTGAAATCCCTCAGTCTCTGATCGACCAATTGAAGCCCGGCGGGCGAATGGTGATACCTGTTGGTGATCTCTTCCAGGATCTGAAGGTGGTGGACAAGAACTTAGATGGTTCTGTAAGCATTCGCAGCGAGATGTCTGTTCGGTACGTACCTTTAACAAGCCTAGAAGCTCAGTTAAGTTGA
- the LOC120258896 gene encoding BTB/POZ and TAZ domain-containing protein 1, producing MKILPGTIAMPIHLVSKSEGEGDGEILGPDVKIVTSGRRSISVDSSILASVSPVLQSLLERPLKRGRSSAKVIPVLGVPCDAVLAFVRFLYSSRFSENEEEVDKYGMHLLVLSHVYQVGQLKRACEAGLAVRLTAETVVDVLQLARQCDAPWLYLRCMKFLAKDFSSVEQTEAWQFLQANDPWLELEILQFLQESDSRVKRRRRKREQEQVYIELSEAMECLQHICIEGCTDVGPCDGEPPSKSKGPCSKFNTCQGLQHLIKHFAVCDRKRTPGGCFRCKRMWQLFRLHSYTCDQPEPCKVPLCKQFKDGMQEVKVKGGEGKWEMLVRKVIAARVMTSLAKRHKHEPVHEY from the exons ATGAAGATCCTCCCAGGCACCATCGCCATGCCGATCCATCTCGTCTCGAAGTCGGAGGGAGAAGGAGACGGCGAAATCTTAGGTCCTGATGTGAAGATCGTGACATCAGGGAGGCGGAGCATCTCGGTTGATTCATCTATTCtt GCATCTGTGTCTCCGGTGCTGCAGAGCTTGCTGGAGCGGCCTTTGAAGCGAGGGCGGAGCTCAGCGAAAGTCATTCCAGTTCTTGGCGTTCCTTGCGATGCTGTTCTCGCCTTCGTTCGCTTCCTCTACTCCTCCAG GTTTTCGGAGAACGAGGAGGAAGTGGACAAGTATGGGATGCATCTGCTGGTGCTTTCACACGTGTACCAAGTGGGGCAGCTGAAGCGCGCGTGCGAGGCTGGGCTGGCGGTGCGGCTCACGGCGGAGACGGTGGTGGATGTGCTGCAGCTGGCTAGGCAATGTGATGCCCCTTGGCTTTACCTGCGCTGCATGAAGTTCTTGGCTAAGGACTTCAGCTCTGTGGAGCAAACTGAGGCTTGGCAATTCCTCCAGGCTAATGATCCTTGGCTGGAGCTTGAGATCCTTCAGTTCCTTCAGGAATCTGACTCG AGGGTGAAGCGGAGAAGGAGGAAGAGAGAGCAGGAACAGGTATATATTGAACTAAGCGAAGCAATGGAATGCCTTCAGCACATATGCATAGAAGGCTGCACAGACGTGGGGCCTTGTGATGGTGAGCCACCAAGCAAGAGCAAGGGCCCCTGTTCCAAATTCAACACTTGCCAAGGCCTGCAGCATCTCATCAAGCACTTCGCCGTCTGTGACCGCAAACGAACCCCGGGTGGCTGCTTTCGCTGCAAGCGCATGTGGCAACTCTTTCGTCTTCACTCGTATACTTGTGATCAGCCTGAACCTTGCAAGGTTCCTCTATGCAA GCAGTTCAAAGATGGAATGCAGGAGGTGAAAGTCAAAGGAGGTGAAGGGAAATGGGAGATGCTGGTGAGGAAGGTGATTGCTGCCAGAGTCATGACTTCACTGGCCAAGAGACACAAACATGAACCAGTTCATGAGTATTGA
- the LOC120258916 gene encoding protein-L-isoaspartate O-methyltransferase-like isoform X2, translating into MEHFRSRGSIDKNKALVEHLQYYGIIKSGKVAEVMDVIDRGEFAPSGCPAYDDSPMPIGYNATISAPHMHATCLQLLEEHLQPGMRALDVGSGTGYLTACFAIMVGAQGLVVGVEHIPQLVALSIENINKSSAAAFLKEGSLSIKLADGQLGWPDSAPYDAIHVGAAAREIPQSLIDQLKPGGRMVIPVGDLFQDLKVVDKNLDGSVSIRSEMSVRYVPLTSLEAQLS; encoded by the exons ATGGAG CATTTCCGGTCAAGAGGTTCAATTGATAAAAACAAGGCACTAGTGGAGCATTTGCAGTATTATGGCATTATCAAGTCTGGAAAAGTGGCAGAAGTAATGGACGTTATTGATAGAGGAGAATTTGCACCTTCTGGATGTCCAGCTTATGATGACAGTCCTATGCCAATTGGTTATAATGCGACTATTTCAGCTCCTCATATGCATGCTACTTGTCTTCAACTCTTGGAGGAGCATCTGCAGCCAGGCATGCGTGCTCTAGATGTTGGATCAG GGACTGGATATTTGACTGCATGTTTTGCAATCATGGTGGGAGCCCAAGGCCTGGTTGTTGGTGTGGAGCACATTCCTCAGTTGGTTGCTCTGTCAAttgaaaatatcaataaaagttCAGCAGCAGCATTCTTGAAGGAAGGATCCCTCTCTATTAAACTTGCTG ATGGACAGCTCGGTTGGCCTGATTCTGCACCATACGATGCAATTCATGTCGGCGCAGCAGCCCGTGAAATCCCTCAGTCTCTGATCGACCAATTGAAGCCCGGCGGGCGAATGGTGATACCTGTTGGTGATCTCTTCCAGGATCTGAAGGTGGTGGACAAGAACTTAGATGGTTCTGTAAGCATTCGCAGCGAGATGTCTGTTCGGTACGTACCTTTAACAAGCCTAGAAGCTCAGTTAAGTTGA
- the LOC120258890 gene encoding zerumbone synthase, with protein MILPNSFLFQLCDSEREREREREIQEEFQAMSSGGEASSTSSQRLEGKVALVTGGASGIGEGICKLFRQHGAKICIADVKDDLGQALSKSLGGDNYAAFIHCDVTIEEDVSRAVDFTAEKYGTLDIMINNAGITGNKVIDIRNVDFNEFKRVLDVNLSGVFLGMKHAARIMIPQKKGSIISMASVSSVIGGAGPHGYTTSKHAVVGLTKSVATELGKHGIRVNCVSPYAVPTGLSMPHLPESERSEDALEGFLTFISSHANLKGVDLMPNDVAQAALYLASDESRYISALNLIVDGGFTCVNHSLKAFE; from the exons ATGATATTGCCAAACTCTTTCCTTTTTCAGCTTTGTGActctgagagagagagagagagagagagagagatccaAGAAGAGTTTCAAGCCATGTCTAGTGGTGGAGAGGCATCTTCAACCTCCTCACAAAG GTTGGAAGGCAAAGTTGCTCTTGTAACTGGCGGAGCTTCTGGTATCGGTGAGGGCATCTGCAAGCTTTTTCGGCAACATGGTGCTAAGATTTGCATTGCTGATGTGAAAGATGACCTTGGCCAAGCTCTCTCTAAGTCTCTAGGCGGCGACAACTATGCTGCCTTCATCCACTGTGATGTTACCATCGAAGAAGATGTTAGCCGGGCAGTTGACTTCACAGCTGAGAAGTACGGCACCCTCGACATCATGATCAACAATGCAGGGATCACAGGCAACAAAGTGATCGACATACGCAATGTGGACTTTAACGAGTTCAAACGCGTGTTGGACGTCAATTTGAGTGGTGTCTTCCTCGGAATGAAGCACGCTGCACGCATCATGATTCCACAAAAAAAAGGTTCGATAATCTCCATGGCTAGTGTGTCAAGTGTTATCGGTGGTGCAGGACCGCATGGGTATACGACTTCAAAGCACGCGGTGGTGGGTCTCACCAAGAGTGTGGCAACAGAGCTAGGAAAGCACGGCATCCGTGTGAACTGTGTCTCTCCTTATGCAGTGCCGACAGGTCTCTCGATGCCTCATTTGCCGGAGAGTGAGAGGTCTGAAGATGCACTGGAGGGTTTTCTTACTTTCATTAGCAGTCATGCTAATTTGAAAGGTGTCGATCTTATGCCGAATGATGTAGCACAAGCTGCACTTTACTTGGCAAGCGATGAATCTCGATACATTAGCGCGCTGAACCTCATTGTCGACGGAGGCTTTACTTGTGTGAACCATTCCCTGAAAGCTTTCGAGTGA
- the LOC120258783 gene encoding protein terminal ear1-like has product MERAGSLDPKAEEFYPSFSFALAAQPMVAPQFYIQYQQPAAPPATAAVPGQYVMTGQMVEEEEEEEEGRRGVEVSFVPRGVSVEMVRVAMEEFGGVRAVEMGGVGEEGKVTVHFYDLRSAQAAVVEIREQHVRQQLRLGQQYGVVPGGWGGAAAAVAAEQAGVVYWMYGSGGGGGGMSGGRGLIGGQAVWANFTDKELDGPNQGSLCILNAGGQGLSLDAIRQVFESFGGVKEMREVAHGQQQKKVVVVVEFFDTRDAARALSELRGKQVLGMQLMIEFNKPKSSGQQKRRSGVQQNLPLPPRLMGKTSNTNTGQSQRWSQIKGGRGGVTDGGESMRLIKRTSITTNSNSGGIRRGKNNNNNSSSSSSSSSSSSFKQQQRWKNHYHGIIKIEESMFLFKEDVDTKESSSSSSSSSPSCKDSRTTVMIKNIPNKYSQKLLLNMLDSHCIHCNEQSGSGGGEEPMSAYDFVYLPIDFNNKCNVGYGFVNLTSPEAAWRLYKAFHMQPWEVFNSRKICQVTYARLQGLEALKDHFKNSKFACDDDEYMPVFFSPPRDGKQLTEPSPIGSRNSTSITRLRSTTTTTTTTTSTKASSSAEDDDDDDDDDDDEECPDSNSSMLSEALLNLTTISQE; this is encoded by the exons ATGGAGAGGGCTGGGAGCTTGGATCCAAAGGCGGAGGAGTTTTATCCTTCGTTTAGCTTTGCTCTTGCAGCCCAGCCGATGGTGGCGCCCCAATTTTACATCCAGTACCAGCAGCCGGCGGCACCGCCGGCGACGGCGGCGGTGCCGGGGCAGTATGTGATGACAGGGCagatggtggaggaggaggaggaggaggaggaagggaGGAGAGGAGTGGAGGTGAGTTTTGTGCCGAGAGGAGTGTCGGTGGAGATGGTGAGAGTGGCGATGGAGGAGTTTGGAGGAGTTAGGGCGGTGGAGATGGGAGGGGTTGGGGAGGAGGGGAAGGTTACAGTGCATTTCTATGATTTGAGAAGTGCGCAAGCGGCGGTGGTTGAGATCCGAGAACAGCATGTCCGGCAGCAGTTGCGGTTAGGGCAGCAGTATGGTGTGGTACCTGGAGGATGGGgtggtgctgctgctgctgttgctgcggAGCAAGCTGGGGTTGTTTATTGGATGTatggtagtggtggtggtggtggtggtatgAGTGGTGGTCGGGGGTTGATCGGAGGGCAAGCAGTGTGGGCGAACTTCACTGATAAAGAGTTGGATGGACCGAACCAAGGGTCGCTTTGCATCCTTAATGCCGGTGGGCAGGGTTTATCTTTGGATGCTATCAGACAAGTGTTTGAATCTTTtg GTGGAGTGAAGGAAATGAGAGAAGTGGCGCATGGGCAGCAACAGAAGAAGGTAGTGGTAGTGGTGGAGTTCTTTGATACTAGAGATGCTGCCCGAGCATTGTCTGAACTTAGAGGCAAGCAAGTGCTTGGAATGCAGTTGATGATTGAATTCAATAAGCCAAAgag TAGTGGTCAACAGAAGAGAAGGTCAGGAGTGCAGCAGAACCTGCCATTGCCCCCAAGACTAATGGGCAAAACAAGCAACACAAACACTGGGCAGTCACAGAGATGGAGTCAGATcaaaggaggaagaggaggtgTTACTGATGGTGGTGAAAGCATGAGGTTGATCAAAAGGACAAGTATTACTACAAATAGTAATAGTGGAGGTATAAGAAGAggcaagaacaacaacaataactcatcatcatcatcatcatcttcatcctcatcttcaTTCAAGCAGCAACAACGTTGGAAGAACCATTACCATGGGATTATTAAGATTGAAGAGTCTATGTTTCTCTTCAAGGAGGATGTTGACACTAAGgaatcatcctcatcctcctcatcatcatctcctTCATGTAAAGATTCCAGAACCACTGTTATGATTAAGAACATCCCCAACAAGTACAG TCAGAAGCTGTTGCTGAACATGCTGGACAGCCACTGCATACACTGCAACGAGCAGAGTGGAagtggaggaggagaagagccGATGTCTGCCTATGACTTCGTCTACCTCCCCATTGATTTCAA taaCAAGTGCAATGTGGGGTATGGCTTTGTGAACTTAACTTCTCCGGAAGCAGCATGGAGACTCTACAAAGCTTTCCACATGCAACCATGGGAGGTCTTCAACTCTCGCAAGATTTGCCAAGTCACCTACGCTCGCCTACAG GGTTTGGAAGCACTGAAAGATCACTTCAAGAACTCAAAGTTCGCTTGTGATGACGATGAGTACATGCCAGTCTTCTTCTCTCCACCACGTGATGGTAAACAACTCACTGAACCATCACCCATCGGCAGCCGCAACAGCACCAGCATTACACGCCTGCGCTCAACCACCACCACAACCACAACCACAACCTCGACCAAAGCCTCGTCCAGTGccgaggatgatgatgatgatgatgatgatgatgatgatgaagagtgCCCAGACAGCAACAGCAGCATGCTCTCTGAAGCCTTGCTAAACTTAACCACCATTTCACAAGAGTAA
- the LOC120258784 gene encoding protein ROS1A-like, with the protein MNMDEKENSQDMNHDFVKNNEVILEKKIRKRKPRRKKITSKIYKNDGPLKGTNLVIPKSVRKKEKLGKRQNGRKRKHADDFASETIHPNESTAFKGIDEQNIDGGFSIQHSLKLDNVNSQYIYTHSRIDSTHTCKKFEEEQNLLTPLSRRQLLKKQLESFRRRKSAMSGIQNETFMPTQHISPYQIDLNVALSNNTTCLNGNIKFSSFPKFHKRRRTEKEASSPTIFLRYKILTFAAAHRLMTPTMLEMLRNVLEFRRVEVKNKRFDLSFQTFSLNDIESNDVYRQSTTIISTPVKVRQIQEKRAPVEHQELALIPYVHPLSSLEQNLNHDVNKNGRQKSINNHQGALVPYTGVGAMVPYKRQPNRYRLVVALDPKNTWLWNCFASNEQLPEDGTFDYETKTWWENERRIFQGHAESFLAKIRLIQGNRRFSKWKGSVVDSVVGVFLTQNVSDLLSSSSFMNLIARFPLKSKENASESHSVEASSIGISISTIEKKDKCGEVADDTKEDVSCSQNSVDTAFSSTNDLARIPIEIEDSEKFLSNCSTVAPCKNCMQSSFCSDIEDFLGNYSRCQFLSEESLVSASKSTSFTDFRSKGEHLQKEIQHPKILGENLGALKVPDFHLKEVRRMSSKNSKMTPRAKKSTADSKNNNNIDWERLRKEISHNLPSKERSNDYMDSADWEAVSQADVGIIADAIRLRGQHNILATRIKNFLNRVAKDHGSIDLEWLRHISPDKAKEYLQSIDGLGLKSVDCVRLLALHFKAFPVDTNIARILVRLGWIPLQPLPESAQLHAIDQYPIMGTIQEYLWPRLWTLDQPTLYELHYQLITFGKVFCTKKNPNCNACPMRNECKHFASAYANAKKLLTGPEEKSSVNSVYSSISSIDPFTSSSQSSIAKMERGQVSKKLTYIPCEPIIEEPFSPEPAVEFEHLELNQSNYFEDCSYNLDQDDTLDLNLIGASQNFEHINQAKNTESEEAENSNLALTATPFVSFLMPALKSVNKFRTKHYVYELPSNHPLLEGMDELEKNDEYRYLFAIWKPGENAESTEPPVNHCSFQTFDELCDNKACFRCNSIREAKSETVRGTLLIPCRTAMRGRFPLNGTYFQVNEVFADNKSSKDPIVVPRSWLWNLRRKICYFGTGISTIFRDLTTEEIQFCMSQGTVCVRGFDRETRRVELLYKRLHVPASQATKKKSKPENKD; encoded by the exons ATGAATAtggatgaaaaagaaaattcccAAGACATGAACCAcgattttgtcaaaaataatgAAGTCATTTTAGAGAAGAagattcgaaaaagaaaacctagACGAAAGAAAATCACATCgaagatttataaaaatgatgGACCTCTCAAAGGAACAAATTTGGTGATACCAAAGTCAgttaggaagaaagaaaaacttGGCAAGAGACAAAATGGTAGAAAGAGAAAACACGCTGATGATTTTGCTAGTGAGACAATACATCCAAATGAATCTACTGCATTTAAGGGTATTGATGAACAGAATATAGATGGAGGTTTTTCAATTCAACACAGTTTAAAGTTGGACAATGTGaattctcaatatatatacacacattcaAGAATTGATTCAACTCATacttgtaaaaagtttgaagagGAACAAAACTTACTTACACCATTATCAAGGAGGCAGTTGTTGAAAAAGCAATTAGAATCTTTTCGCCGAAGAAAGAGTGCTATGAGTGGAATCCAAAATGAAACTTTCATGCCTACACAACATATTTCACCTTACCAAATTGACTTGAATGTGGCATTGTCGAACAATACAACATGCTTGAATGGCAACATAAAGTTTTCTTCATTTCCCAAGTTTCACAAAAGGAGGAGGACAGAAAAAGAAGCAAGTTCTCCAACAATTTTTCTTCGttacaaaattttaacatttgCTGCTGCTCATAGGTTGATGACTCCAACCATGTTGGAAATGTTGAGAAATGTGTTGGAATTTAGAAGAGTTGaggtgaaaaataagagattcGATTTATCATTCCAAACCTTCAGCTTAAACGATATAGAATCCAATGATGTTTATAGACAATCAACAACAATTATCTCAACTCCTGTAAAAGTcagacaaatccaagaaaaacgGGCTCCTGTTGAACATCAAGAACTTGCATTAATACCTTATGTGCACCCATTAAGTTCTTTGGAGCAAAATCTAAATCATGATGTTAATAAGAATGGGCGGCAAAAGAGCATCAATAATCATCAAGGTGCTCTTGTTCCTTATACTGGAGTTGGTGCAATGGTTCCATATAAGCGCCAACCTAATCGATATCGTCTTGTTGTTGCTTTGGATCCAAAAAATACTTGGTTGTGGAACTGTTTTGCAAGTAATGAACAACTACCTGAGGATGGGACATTTGATTACGAGACAAAGACATGGTGGGAGAATGAAAGAAGAATTTTCCAAGGGCATGCAGAATCATTTCTTGCTAAGATACGTCTCATACAAG GAAATCGACGCTTCTCAAAGTGGAAAGGATCAGTAGTGGATTCTGTAGTTGGTGTCTTTCTTACACAAAATGTTTCAGACCTTTTGTCGAG CTCGTCCTTCATGAATCTCATTGCAAGATTTCCtcttaaatcaaaagaaaatgcaagTGAATCTCATTCAGTTGAGGCATCATCTATTGGCATAAGCATCTCTACAATAGAGAAGAAAGACAAATGTGGTGAAGTTGCTGATGATACAAAAGAAGATGTAAGTTGCTCACAAAACTCTGTAGATACTGCTTTCAGTTCAACAAATGACTTGGCACGAATTCCGATTGAAATTGAAGACAGTGAGAAGTTTCTATCTAATTGTAGCACAGTTGCTCCATGCAAAAATTGTATGCAATCATCATTTTGCTCAGATATAGAAGATTTTCTTGGAAATTATTCTCGTTGTCAGTTTCTAAGCGAAGAATCACTTGTATCAGCTAGCAAAAGTACTTCTTTCACAGATTTTAGATCAAAAGGTGAGCATCTCCAAAAGGAAATCCAACATCCTAAAATTCTAGGAGAGAATTTGGGAGCATTGAAGGTTCCGGATTTCCATTTAAAAGAAGTTAGAAGAATGTCAAGTAAAAATTCAAAGATGACACCAAGAGCAAAAAAGTCCACAGCtgatagtaaaaataataataacattgatTGGGAAAGGTTGAGAAAAGAGATATCTCACAATCTTCCCTCAAAGGAGAGAAGCAATGATTACATGGACTCAGCAGATTGGGAGGCAGTAAGTCAAGCAGATGTAGGTATAATTGCAGATGCCATTCGATTACGAGGACAACATAATATATTAGCAACAAGAATCAAG AATTTTCTTAATCGAGTGGCTAAAGACCATGGAAGCATCGATCTAGAATGGTTACGACATATTTCTCCTGACAAAGCAAA ggagTATCTCCAAAGTATAGATGGACTGGGACTTAAAAGTGTCGATTGTGTTCgccttttagcacttcactttaagGCATTTCCG GTTGACACAAATATTGCTCGCATACTTGTAAGATTGGGATGGATACCACTTCAACCACTACCTGAATCAGCTCAGCTGCATGCAATAGACCA ATATCCAATCATGGGAACTATTCAAGAGTACCTTTGGCCTCGATTATGGACTCTTGATCAACCAACATT GTATGAACTACATTATCAATTGATCACTTTTGGGAAG GTGTTTTGCACTAAGAAGAACCCAAATTGTAATGCATGCCCAATGAGGAATGAATGCAAACATTTTGCAAGTGCATATGCTAA TGCAAAAAAGTTGCTTACTGGACCAGAAGAGAAAAGTTCCGTGAACTCTGTATATTCTAGCATATCAAGCATTGATCCTTTCACCAGTTCAAGTCAATCGTCGATAGCTAAAATGGAAAGAGGCCAGGTTTCAAAGAAATTGACTTATATTCCTTGTGAACCTATAATTGAAGAACCATTTTCACCAGAACCTGCAGTTGAATTTGAACATCTTGAACTGAATCAAAGCAATTATTTTGAAGATTGCTCATACAATTTAGATCAAGATGATACACTTGATCTTAATTTGATAGGTGCATCCCAAAATTTTGAGCATATAAATCAAGCAAAGAATACAGAATCTGAAGAAGCTGAAAATTCAAATCTAGCCTTGACTGCTACACCATTTGTTTCCTTCTTGATGCCAGCATTAAAGAGTGTGAACAAGTTTCGAACAAAGCATTATGT CTATGAGCTCCCTAGTAATCACCCTCTCTTGGAAGGA ATGGATGAACTAGAGAAAAATGATGAGTATCGATACTTATTTGCTATATGGAAACCAG GTGAAAACGCAGAATCAACTGAACCACCAGTAAACCACTGCAGCTTTCAAACTTTCGATGAACTCTGTGATAACAAAGCTTGCTTTCGTTGCAATAGCATACGAGAAGCTAAATCAGAAACAGTTAGAGGCACGCTTCTG ATACCATGCAGAACAGCAATGAGAGGAAGGTTTCCACTCAATGGAACTTATTTTCAAGTTAATGAG GTTTTTGCAGATAACAAGTCCAGTAAAGACCCAATTGTTGTTCCCAGGAGTTGGTTGTGGAACCTAAGGCGAAAAATTTGTTACTTTGGAACAGGCATTTCGACAATATTCCGAG ATTTGACGACGGAGGAGATACAATTTTGCATGAGTCAAG GAACAGTATGTGTCCGGGGATTCGACAGAGAAACAAGAAGAGTAGAACTTCTATATAAAAGATTACATGTTCCTGCAAGTCAAGCAACAAAGAAAAAGTCAAAACCAGAGAACAAGGACTGA